A portion of the Camelus ferus isolate YT-003-E chromosome 16, BCGSAC_Cfer_1.0, whole genome shotgun sequence genome contains these proteins:
- the ARL4D gene encoding ADP-ribosylation factor-like protein 4D — protein MGNHLTEMAPTASFLPHFQALHVVVIGLDSAGKTSLLYRLKFKEFVQSVPTKGFNTEKIRVPLGGSRGITFQVWDVGGQEKLRPLWRSYTRRTDGLVFVVDAAEAERLEEAKVELHRISRASDNQGVPVLVLANKQDQPGALSAAEVEKRLAVRELAAATLTHVQGCSAVDGLGLQPGLERLYEMILKRKKAARVGKKRR, from the coding sequence ATGGGGAACCACCTGACTGAGATGGCGCCCACCGCCTCCTTCTTGCCCCACTTCCAGGCCCTGCACGTTGTGGTCATTGGGCTGGACTCGGCTGGAAAGACTTCCCTTCTTTATCGTCTCAAGTTCAAGGAGTTTGTCCAGAGTGTCCCCACCAAAGGCTTCAACACAGAGAAGATCCGGGTGCCCCTGGGAGGGTCCCGTGGCATCACCTTCCAAGTGTGGGACGTTGGGGGACAGGAGAAGCTTCGACCGCTGTGGCGCTCCTACACACGCCGGACAGACGGGCTGGTGTTTGTGGTGGATGCTGCTGAGgctgagaggctggaggaggccaaGGTGGAGCTACACCGAATCAGCCGGGCCTCGGACAACCAAGGTGTGCCTGTGCTGGTGCTGGCCAACAAGCAGGATCAGCCTGGGGCACTGAGTGCAGCCGAGGTGGAGAAGAGGCTGGCAGTCCGGGAACTGGCTGCTGCCACACTCACCCACGTGCAGGGCTGCAGTGCTGTGGACGGGCTGGGCCTACAGCCAGGCCTCGAGCGCCTGTATGAGATGATCCTCAAGAGAAAGAAGGCTGCACGGGTGGGCAAGAAGAGACGGTGA